gccagggaagcctggcggactgcagtctcaaagacggggtctcaaagagtaggacacgactaagcaactgaactgaactgatagctttTTATTGCAGCTACTTCCACTAGATGGCACTACAGGTTCAGACTCTGGGGGGAAAATAAATCTGAACAGCAAAAGTGATCTACtacaataaacaagaaatgtctcCAGTCATCTGTCCTACCATTATGATCAGTTCCTTAGAAATTAAACATGAATCTTGGCCACTAAATTCATGCATAGTACATTTATTAAAGTATACTATCTATGAGACTTGCCCAATGTTAGGaatgcagaaataaaatattaaacctTGTTCTTAGTGTGGGAGGAGTGGGGTGTAGTGAGAAACAAGTATACAATTGAAATGAGAATGCTAaaaaggtcatcacagagtaccatGGTAGCACGAAGAGGAACACCTAATAAAGGCTTGTTGCAAAAAGGACTTCTAGAGAAGCTGATATCTGAAAACTGAGCTTTGAAGAATGGATAGGAATTAACTAGACAAGAGAATGGGCAGGGTGTCCTAGGCAGAGCAAGAAGTTTGTACAACTATACaagaggctaaaaaaaaaaaaaaaaaactatacaagaGGCTGAAGCTCAGGGTGCATGCTAGGATGAGGGTGACGCAGTGCAAGAAATGAGGTTAGCTGGACTGGCAGAGGAAGTCAAGCCCTACTAGAAGATAATTCGCATGAGAACAGAGTTTTACCTTGTTCCACACAATAAGCTATATCCTGGCAGTCAGGAGTCCCTCCCTTCATGGAAACTATTATTCTAGTAGGAAGCAAACCATGAAGATATTTGGGGAAAACATATTCCAGGTGCTTAAGTgatatttgatgaataaatgaaggtaTTCAAAAGCCACAGAAGATTATGATCAAACTgcagggggtaaaaaaaaaaataagatctctAACAGGATTATGGGGAATGAATTGGAAATAGAGAAACTACTCAGTGATCCAAACAAAATATGATAGGAATGTGAACTAAAGCAGGAAAAGCAGGGAGGGAGTAGATTCAGAGATATGATACAGACAGTAATAGTATCGGCAAAAAGAGCCCCTATATAAAGCGGGCTGGTGCTTTATCTATATCACCTCCAAACCCCACAACCACCAAGGgagctctctttaaaaaaaaaaaaaaaaagtttgctcaAAGACCCTAGGAAGTAGCAGTGTTTAAGAGCCAGGTGCAAGAAATAGTGCACTGCAAGGAGAAGAAAAGTAGTGGTGAGAAGGgctgaaagaggaagaaaaatcaagCATAGTGTTAGAGAAACCAAGGAGGAAAAAGTTTCAAGAAGAAACTGTCAATGTCAGAAGCTATAACAAATTCTGTTAGATAATAACTGAAAAGTATCCACTAGACAGAGCAAGGGGGAAGTTATCAGGGACTATAGCAAAAGCAATTTCAGGGGATGGTGAGAACAAAAGCCAGTTTATACTATGTTTAGGAGTAAAATGTGAGGAGGATTACAGAAGCAaatgtaaaatattctttttaagagGGAAAGCGAAATCAAGAGCTAAAGACGGGTTGTAAGGTAGAAGAAGAGACTTAAATATGGGTATGAGTTGGAAGAAAAACCCATCAGAAAAGAAAGGatgaagacagaggaggaagtAGATGAGACTGGGCTTTAAAGCACAGATCTTAGAAGAAAGgattcttttgcttttcaaagGAGGGAAGGATGGTGAATGACAGAAACAGGGATAATGGTGAAAGGGAAGCCTGACATAGCTCTCTAGTTCTCTGGTTCACCACTGTACATTCACCCCATGTCTGGTGGTGCTAATAAGGCAAACTGTCCAATCCAGATGTGCCGATTTCCTGATGGGTCATCCTCTGTTCCTGGCCTTCTTGCCTTTGGTACTTTCCCTATCTTGGGCTACAGGTTTAGTGGCTTAATCGCTgcctcttgtgaccctgtggactgtagcccaccaggctcctctgtccatgggattttccaggcaaggatactgaactgagttgccatttcctcctccaggggatcttcctgactcaggtattgAATCCttgtcccttgtgtctcctgcattgcaggcatattccttacccgctgagccacaggaGTGCAGTGAAACTCCTTAGACACTTTGACAGACCTGGCCCTTTCCTCAGTCCTATTCCTCTGATCCCAAGACTTTTGCACTTCCCTGTAACTATTTGCTTCCCGGGGTACCCAAAAAGATGAAGCAGTATGTGAACATGGACTAAAACACTAACTAATTCTAAGAAAGGAGACTCCTTAAATAATTCTCTCCCATAATCTTATCCCATATCACTTGTGGTCTGCATGATCCATAAAACTCTTGGTTGCAAGTAGCCCCATTCTACTTTGGGATCGTTCACTTGCCTCATCAATAACAAGTCTGTATTAGATGTCTACTATGTAGGCATGGAATTGGTTGCCAAGGGTTTTTCATCTtaacaaagagacaaaaaatacgtgtgtgtgtgtgtgtgtacatgtacacatatatacatatatatacataataaattaaaaacacttaaTACCAGAATGTAGCACAACTGAAAAACTAAAAGTATAAGCAAGTTGCCAtctgacccagtaatcccacctctgggtatatatccagacaatactgtaattcaaaaagataaatgcacccatATATTTGCaacagcactgttcacaatagccaagacatggaaataacctaaacaTCCACCGGCGGATGAACAATAAAAAAGATCTGgcacatatgtacaatggaatactactcaaccataaaaaagaatgaaataatgccacttccAGCAACATAGACAGAATTAGAGGTtagcatactaagtgaagtaaatcagaaaaggaaagacaaataccatgtgatatcacttatatatggaatctaaaatacgacacaaatgaatttacctATGAgatagaaacaggctcacagacacgGAGaataaacttgtggttaccaaggagGAGGGTGAGTGAGGGAAGAGATGGCTTGGAAGTTTAGCagtagcagatacaaactattacatatagaatggacaaacaacaaggccctactgtatagcacagggaactatattcaatatcctgtgataagtcataatgaaaaatgaacatgaaaaacaatgtatatataactgaatcactatgttgtatgcaacactgtaaatcaactacactttaataaatttgtttaaaaatagctctctctctctctctttagtcactcagtcatgtccaactctttgtgactccatggactgtagcccaccaggctcttctgtccatgggattctccaggcgagaatactggagtgggttgccatttctttctccattaaaaTAGCTATTGGAGTTCAAATCTGGAGCGCTGAAACAACAGGGAAAGTTTCAAGAAAGTAGTGTGAAGAGTATGTTTAAATAATAAAGGTGGAAGAATTCTGAAGAGAAAATTGGATAAGACTAAGAAATGTGCTTGGCAATATTTAAGTCCAACTAAAAGGTCAGTTTCATGAATCTATTAAGGAATCCAGATTTCACCCTATAGAGGGAGCCTGGGAGCTACTGAAGCTTTTAGAAATGTTGATTTGTCCCATATTTTTACAATTAATTTGGAAAAACTgtgtagagaaaaaaaacagaggaTAGGAATAATTCAGAAACTATTCTAATCCTCAAAGTAAGTCCTTATCATCTGAAAGTTCTCCACAGTAAGATGTTGGCTGTAGGGATGGAAAGAAACTGGTACCTGCTTggatatggaaaaagaaaaaggaagctaAGAGCACTATAAAGTGTCATGCTGGAGGCAGGAGAATAATATCCTTgagagaataaaacagaaaaattcagaGAATACAGATTAGTGATAAAAAGAAGTTCACTGAAGTTTAAGATATGTGGGGCCTAAGGTGATGGGGCTACATTTGGGCACAGGTTTATAATAAATGGCTATGACCAAAGCTCAAGAGAGAGGTCAGTGCCGAAAGTGTGAATCTGAGGATCAACTGCACAAGAAGTAAAGGCAGGGGATAAAGTGGAGCAAGCGGAATCAGTGAGGAAAGAGAATGTGAAAAGCTGTCCAAGCAATTAGAAGGCCAGGAGAGTAGAATATTTCAAAAGGCAAAAGGGAAGCAAGTTTTAAGGATGAAAAAGTACATAACAATGGTGAACATTAAAGAGACCTGAGTGAGAAAAGGGCAGTGACTGGTCACTTGTGATCCGCAAGAGCGAAGTCTCAACAGGGACTTtgggagagggaaaaaatgggTGAAAGCATAAAGTGGGACTAGTCTTTTGCGAAATGTAATGGTGAGGGTCACAAAGGTAAGTAAGTTGAAAGGCAGCCTAGTCAAGGGAGAATTTGGTAAAAGAATGTGCTAGTTAAGGACTGATTGAAAATGTAGGGACAGCAATGTTTTAAGAAGGCCGGAAAGGTTGGAATAAAGAGCAAAAGTCTTATGGGGTTAACCttggaatagaaaaaaagaagccagatgTCTGAGAGGAGTTGCGACAAatcacagttgttttttttttagcaaaaagtGAGTGACTTGCTTTTCTCACCCAATTAAAGGCAGATACCTGCTGAGTTTATAAGTGATTCAACGCTTAAGAAGCTGGGGAAGAAAAGGCTACAGGTGATTGGGCTAGACTCTCAAACATGGCATCATAAGATAAGAGTTCAAGTTTCATTTGTTCTACCTTGGGCTAGCCACCAAATTTGAGACTTTCCTCATACAGTTGAGGTTAAAGGAGATAATATACAGGTAAATTCAAAAGCACTTCTTAAACAAGGGAAGCCTGGAACATCTACCATGGGAAACATGAGAAAGCATGAATAAGAGATGAAGTAAAGCATCTCCAGACATCAGGGAGAGTTGAGGTGAAGTTCAGAGTAAGAATAAATGGCAAACCCAAGTCTGCACAGTTTCTGTGACTTActccagcatactggagtgaagAAAGCAGAATCTGAATCAGTAGGTATGGAGAAGAACAAGAAGCTGAAGAAAACCAGGTAAAGACTATTTTAAGACCTTCTAGATGTGCTTACTTTTGGAAATTCTATGTAATTCACATATAAACGTAGCATATGACTCACTGACATATTTTGGAAATGGCTGAACATTTcgactttcactttatagttttcttttcatatttcaaagtcaaatttctgtttgtttgtttcagattccatattttttaaagcttaggCTCCAGGCACTGGTGCCTATAGCATGAAATGGATAATGAAGACATCATTGAGACAGTTGCCCACTGGGTGCAAATCAAGTAGGCAAAGTCATGAACAAAGCAAGTCGTGAGATAATCAGGCATCCTAGTCGGTcttaccggagaaggcaatggcaccccactccagtactcttgcctggaaaatcccatggatggaggagcctggtaggctgtggtccatggggtccttaagagtcggacacgactgagcaacttcactttccactttcacacattggagaaggaaatggcaacccgttccagtgttcttgcctggagaatcccagggacgggggagcctggtgggctgccctctatgggatcacacagagtcggacacgactgaagtgacttagcagcagcagcagcagtcggTCTTAAGATAATAAGAACAAGTGGAGCGTAAGGAACCAGAGTGTTACCATTTCTGGAATTGTGGAGGCACAAGTCCTAGATGCCAAGTGTAGCAAATTCCCCATACAGCCAAATCAGGATACTCCTTCTAAGAACActtaaaagacagagaaattgTGAAGTAAAGGATGTCCGACGTGTTCATCTTCCCACTATTCTGTGAGCCCACAGAGGACTTATCCTACTTTGACATCTTCCACTATACCATTGTGACCAGTCATGGGCcctctctgatttaaaaaaacaaaaaaaagcggGACAAACTTGCCCTCTTTCTCTTACATAAAACTGTAGAACTCTGGTTGACAACTCCTTAGTCATCGGCACCTCTAGCCCCGACGGACGAAACAACAGCTTCTCAAGCCCCAGGGAACCGGGATTCGAGCTTCCCGGCGAGTGCTACACGAAGGCAAAGCTAGACCTTTCCCTGATGGGTCCACGGAACCAGCCTGGCCCGGAAAATGCCAGGACCCAGCGAGCCGCTTCCAGAAGCTCTGGTAACCCGCACGCATGGCCTCAAGGACTCCTGAATTAAAATAAGCTGGGAGGCCCAGAGGGGAACTCGCAGGTTCACAGTACAACCAAAGATAACGCACCATTCGCCGTTTCCAAGGACTCGGGAACCAAGAAAACGCCTCCCCCACCAACTCTCGACAAGCCCTGGGCGGAGCTTGGGGCAACTGACAGCGCCAGCCACCAATGGGAGGCCCCAGGGTGGGTTCGCGGGACCAATCCGAGGGAGCAAAGGAAACCTTCCCCGTGGCACATCAGCGCAGCTTTCTAAGTTGTCCTCTGACCTCTCTGGTCGCCAGAGCCATAGAGAGGGAGACAGTCGCCGTAAAATGGTGACGCTGGCTATACTATGCCGCTCACTCACAGCCTTACCCTTTTTCTCTTCCGAGGCCCAAGCCCTGaggccgccccgcccccggctaTCGCCCCTCCCCGGAGAGGACCGGCGAAGATGTGGAATTTCCAAAGCTTATTGGATGCTGCTGGTGTCACTCTGGAGGGCGGCGGGGCTCGCAGCGGCGACGGCCGCCCCTCTCTGACGGTGATTGGAGTCGTCTGAGTAGCCCCGGGCTGGGATTGGTGCGAGGCGGGACCAGAGCCGTCGAGCGCCTTGGACCGaagggtggggaggtggtggcAACCGAGAAGGCAGCGGGGGCTCGCAGCTCCCTGGTCCGCCGCGTGCCTTCCGCGGAGGGCCGGGTGGAAGGAAGGAGCGGAGGACCCCCCCAAGCGCATCacgcgggggcgggggtggcagtTGTCGCGTGTCCGGCGTGGGATCAGTGGGGcaggcggtggggtggggggtagtaGAGGGTGATAGAGGTGCAGGGGTCCAGGAGTCGACAACAGGATTAGCTGGAGACCTAGAGCTGGAAGCGCTTCCGGGGAGGAGGACTTGGGGGGCCGAGGAGGGCGTGGGCGTGTCTGGTATGGGATGCCTTGCTAAGGAGGAAGCCTTACTGAGTAGATCTGTGGGTGGCTCCTTTGAGGaatactctttttcctttttgccctTTGATTTGCCAAAGAGAGAGTCCCCACGGTCTCTGTACAAGTTTTGGAAACTGTCTCTTTGGGTGGGCCTAATCACCTGCTACTTCATTATAGAACTGCCCAGGGCCTTTTCTGATACTGAGCACAAACGTGGGGAATATGGCAGAAAAGAGGAGGCCGCTGCTGGGCTTCGTGGGCAAACTACCCAGTGGGACCGCAGCTGGAAACTCAGGCAAAACTCACTGCCCTTTGTGCAGGGGGCTTTTCGAAGCCCCCAGGCTCCTGCCTTGTTTGCACACAGTTTGCACCACCTGTCTGGAGCAGCTGGAACCCTTCTCAGTAGTGGACATCCGAGGGGGAGAATCTGACACAAGCTCTGAGGGGTCCATATTCCAGGAACTCAAGCCACGCGCTCTGCAGCCACAGATTGGCATCCTCTGTCCGGTATGTGATGCTCAGGTGGACCTGCCCATGGGTGGAGTGAAGGCTTTAACCATAGACCACCTGGCCATGAATGATGTGATGCTGGAGAGTCTGCGTGGGGAAGGCCAGGGCCTGGTGTGTGACCTGTGCAGCGACAGGGAAGTGGAGAAGAGGTGTCAGACCTGCAAAGCCAATCTCTGCCACTTCTGCTGTCAGGCTCATAGGTAAAGATGGGATACCCACCTGGTGTGGCTTAAGAGTGGAGTATAAAGAGGAGTCAAGGCAGAGAAATCCCTTGGTGAGCAGATGGAAAGGAAAGCTCAAATGCCGTGGAAAGTCAGAGAACAGTATACAATGTGATTACAGATATTCCAGAACAGTAGTTAAATTCTGCAGCCTTTATGTAATACCCATGGTAATAATAGCATCAGAGGTTTGCAGGGTCCATTTCAGTTTACAAAGTTCTTACCCAGTTTCCTTGGCTCATCAATCATTCGTCCGGGGTGCTAGAGAAAGAGTATGATAGCAGATCCCCTGCCCTCAGTCTCATTTGATCCTTGGAACTCATAGAAAAGCAGGCACTGTTTTCACCCTTATTTATTattggaggaaactgaagctcagcagTGTGTGATATGCCAGGGTCCCATAACTGGTAAGTAGTATGTAACAATTGAATTTAAAATCCAAATCTTCTACCTGCCTGCGGTGTTTTCTCTGCTCATCTCTGTCGCCTTCCCAGTATAAGGTGCTGATCGGTGGGATACCACCTCCACCTTTGCCCTGTACCCTCGAGGTACTCTGGAACTCGGTGAGATGGACTTGGGGTGGGGATTATGTCTTTTATGCTGTTTGGTAAACAGTTTGTCACAGGAAGTCACTTTGTGCCTTCAGACCACCTCCCCCCCATTCCAGAACATCACAATATGAAATGGCCAATGTTTCAGGATTAGCTACAGTGCTTTTTAAGTTCTGCCTTCGAGGTGTTTTCTGGCCTCACCAACAGAACAAGTTAGCAGTCTTCAGTCCTTCTATTTTTACCTTGTAATGATGACTACTTTGCTGCCAGCTCAACAGCTGACCCTGTTTTGCCCACAGCCACTCTTCTGGTGCCAGAACAGGCATGTAAGCTTGACGTTGCTAAAACACTAAACACATGGTGTAACTCTGAACAGTCACCGTGGTTTCTGGGGATTTCCCTGAATTTCTAGAGGGCTATAAAAAGAGGGAATTAAAAGAGAGCTTTGGTTCTACTGACCACTGATTTTACTCTTTCTAATAATGTTGATGACTTTCCTCTAGAAAATTCTAGCTTGCTGCTTTGGGTGGCGGAGGCATTGATCAAAGGAAATGCTTTCCCAGAGAGTTCGATGAAAGCTGAGGGAGACTCTGTTGTGCCCAGCTAGCTGCTTTTTAACTGCCTGAAGTTTATTGCTAAGCCGTCTGGCACAGTCTCATCTCACTGCTGGTCTCCACCAAACTCTCCCCTCTAGCTTGCTGTAGCACTAGGCTGTGGCTCTTGCCTAAACTTGACAAATGAACTCTTTGGGAAAAGTCCCAGGAGGTAGCCTTAGCGTTGCAAAGTGATGCACCAAGCCATAGAGCCCTAGCCTACTATCATTTCGTCCCATAGAGCAGCCCTTTCACATATGTATTGCCCCAGTGTATAGAGGAGGAACTGGAATCCTAGAGACTCATTAGTAAGAGGTTAGAACAAGGAACTGAACCCAGATTTGTTGGACTTCAGAACCCATGCCCTTAAAGCTGCTAGACTGTTTGTTTCCCTGCTAGACTCATCCCCTCATTTTCCATTCGTGCCTTTGTTTGCCTCTAGGCGGCAGAAGAAGACGACCTACCATACCATGGTGGACCTGAAAGATTTAAAAGGCTACAGCCAGATCGGGAAGCCCATTCTGTGTCCTGCTCACCCTGCAGAGGAGCTGAGGCTGTTCTGTGAGCTCTGCGACCGGCCTGTGTGCCGGGACTGCGTGGTGGGGGAGCATCGGGAGCACCCCTGTGACTTCACTAGCAACGTCATTCACAAGCACGGGGACTCCGTGCGGGAGCTGCTCAGGGGTACCCAGCCCCACATggaggccctggaggaggccttGGTACAGATCAAAGGGACCAACAGCGCCCTGCAGGAGCGGGTGAAGGCCGTAGCCGCTGACATCCGCACCTTCTCCGAGGGCTATATCAAGGCCATCGAGGAGCATCGGGACAAGCTGCTGAAGCAGCTGGAAGACATCCGAGTCCAGAAGGAAAACTCTCTGCAGCTGCAAAAGGCACAACTGGAGCAGCTGCTGGCAGACATGCGGACTGGAGTGGAGTTCACCGAGCACCTGCTGGCCAGCGGCTCCGACCTGGAGATCCTCATCAccaagggggtggtggtggagcgGCTCACCAAGCTGAACAAAGTGGAATACAGTGCCCATCCCGGAGTCAACGAGAAGATAGCCTTCTCTCCCAAGGAGAAAGCAGGCCTGTGCCGTGGCTATGAAGTTTACGGGGCCATCAACACCAAAGAGGTCGATCCAGCCAAATGTGTCCTCCAAGGGGAAGGTAGGGCGACATCTCCCATTGGCATGGAAGGGCAGCGGCAGGACATGATGTCAAAGACATGTGGCATTTTCAGCTACGGCCTTCATTCAGCTAGGGAGAGAGTCATACCCATCTAACAGATGGTGATCCCTCCcatgtccttttctttctggtttgTTCTGGTCAGGTTGCACTTAAGATCCCAGACAGGGGTGAGGCTTGACCCTTTTCCACTTGAAAAAAGTAGTTAACAACCAAGGAACTCAAGGATCAGACCACTTCTCTCAGGTGACAGAACCGAGGCAGTGCCCTTAAGACATAACAGCATAGACCTCAGGGTAGAGTGAAATCCTGCCTGTTCAGAGAGGATGGCTTGTTTGGAGAGGATGGTTCTGAAGAGAATTTCTGAGGAGTGAGGAGGAAGGGATGATGGTTTGCTTTCTTTGATGCCCTTTCTGGTTCATGGAAGCCAGATACTGGCATTGAAAAGAATGTGGTAGGCATTTCAGTCAGTAGGGAGAGAAACAATTTCTTTTGACCATGGTGTTCTCTTCCTAAAGGAAGCACATTATTCAAACCTATTTCACAGATCAGTTCTCACAGGAAGATTGTATTCTAGAGTCATCCTGACCCAGGCACAGGAATTCTTACCTGCTTGGAGGTCACAGATCCCTTTGAGAATGATCTCTCCACAAGAAAATGCCCACTTATTTGAGCATACAATTTTAGGAGATTCTTCACCCCTCAGAAGGCCTCATAATAGTTCACAGACCCCAGATAAAAAAGCCTATTTCATCTGTCTTCTGAACCAGAAgtggagtgaaagtgttagttgctcagtcatgtctgattctttgcgacctcatagaccgtagcctgccaggctcctctgtccatggaattttccaggcaagaatactgcaatgggtagccattcccttctccagggtatcttcccaacccagggatcaaacctagatctcctgcattgcaggcagattctttaccatctgagctatcagggaagccctgggccaGAGGCTGTAGCTATTGAATATGCCCCCTAATGCCAAGGCACAGCCACCATGCCGTAGAGGACTTTAGGCATGAAGAGTCTGAGCTGGTTACCTGTACCTCCTGCCCCTTCTAGCAGGATCTGTCGCTCGGAGAGGGTAGTTTGGGGTTACAGCCtctctttgggggcttccctggtggctcagactgtaaaaggtccgcctgcaatgtggaagacctggatttgattcctgggttgggaagatcccctggaggagggcatggcaacccgctccagcattcttgcctggagagtccccatggacaggggagcctggtgggctacagtccatggggtcacaaagagttggacacgactaagcgactaagcacaacagcacagcacagcctgtCTTTTATTCTCTGAATACATTTGTCAAGCCTAAGATTTTTCAAAGCTTTCTTAAGGCTGAAATTAAGATCCAGGATCCTTTACAATCCAAGAGCTACTG
This portion of the Cervus canadensis isolate Bull #8, Minnesota chromosome 2, ASM1932006v1, whole genome shotgun sequence genome encodes:
- the TRIM45 gene encoding tripartite motif-containing protein 45 isoform X2, which gives rise to MPLTHSLTLFLFRGPSPEAAPPPAIAPPRRGPAKMWNFQSLLDAAGVTLEGGGARSGDGRPSLTELKPRALQPQIGILCPVCDAQVDLPMGGVKALTIDHLAMNDVMLESLRGEGQGLVCDLCSDREVEKRCQTCKANLCHFCCQAHRRQKKTTYHTMVDLKDLKGYSQIGKPILCPAHPAEELRLFCELCDRPVCRDCVVGEHREHPCDFTSNVIHKHGDSVRELLRGTQPHMEALEEALVQIKGTNSALQERVKAVAADIRTFSEGYIKAIEEHRDKLLKQLEDIRVQKENSLQLQKAQLEQLLADMRTGVEFTEHLLASGSDLEILITKGVVVERLTKLNKVEYSAHPGVNEKIAFSPKEKAGLCRGYEVYGAINTKEVDPAKCVLQGEDLHRAREKQPASFTVLCKDATGESVGRGGDNVQVTVVPKDKKDSPVKTMVHDNKDGTYYVSYTPKEPGTYTVLVCVKEQHVQGSPFTVTVRKRHRSHPGVFHCCTFCSSGGQKTARCACGGTMPGGYLGCGHGHKGHPGRPHWSCCGKFTEKSECTWAGGQSGPWSLLRTVAF
- the TRIM45 gene encoding tripartite motif-containing protein 45 isoform X1 — encoded protein: MAEKRRPLLGFVGKLPSGTAAGNSGKTHCPLCRGLFEAPRLLPCLHTVCTTCLEQLEPFSVVDIRGGESDTSSEGSIFQELKPRALQPQIGILCPVCDAQVDLPMGGVKALTIDHLAMNDVMLESLRGEGQGLVCDLCSDREVEKRCQTCKANLCHFCCQAHRRQKKTTYHTMVDLKDLKGYSQIGKPILCPAHPAEELRLFCELCDRPVCRDCVVGEHREHPCDFTSNVIHKHGDSVRELLRGTQPHMEALEEALVQIKGTNSALQERVKAVAADIRTFSEGYIKAIEEHRDKLLKQLEDIRVQKENSLQLQKAQLEQLLADMRTGVEFTEHLLASGSDLEILITKGVVVERLTKLNKVEYSAHPGVNEKIAFSPKEKAGLCRGYEVYGAINTKEVDPAKCVLQGEDLHRAREKQPASFTVLCKDATGESVGRGGDNVQVTVVPKDKKDSPVKTMVHDNKDGTYYVSYTPKEPGTYTVLVCVKEQHVQGSPFTVTVRKRHRSHPGVFHCCTFCSSGGQKTARCACGGTMPGGYLGCGHGHKGHPGRPHWSCCGKFTEKSECTWAGGQSGPWSLLRTVAF